In a single window of the Prosthecobacter sp. SYSU 5D2 genome:
- a CDS encoding GAF domain-containing SpoIIE family protein phosphatase: protein MISIIIIIVLSLLLAGAGIALVLISKKKDQAILALLQEEQEIVEEERRMFGFLHDLGEAITREDSHSAMYRLIVEGAMRVLKSNGGALYLLDPTGKSLVPRFHSDHCAPLIDLPERIAAMGKTNPSALLSFLRLHSLRRDESVVGGVFSTQRPEIIEDLRKDSRLKNGSSFQNNVTVLIGPLSFGPKKLGVLAVTSPKGARIYKANDFEVFKSIVEQSAFALANAMAHQAASEKKQIEAELRAASDIQRILLPDHNPVLNGYTIAGRNIPAKVLSGDYYDYIPLADDRLGVVIADVSGKGTAAAIITAMCRSILRSNAASSHSPAAVLAAVNRQLSPDIREDMFISMIYMVFEPATDTITLARAGHTLPLIWRQASGKVDSLHSGGLAVGIDKGDVFERVTKDLTFQMHPGDCLLLYTDGINEALDAKGLEFGEERIHTTLATFAPHGAAGIVDGIVADVDKFLGGKRSHDDITLIALQKEA from the coding sequence ATGATCAGCATCATCATCATTATCGTGCTGAGCCTCCTGCTGGCCGGGGCTGGCATCGCCCTGGTGCTGATCTCCAAAAAGAAAGACCAGGCCATTTTGGCACTCCTGCAGGAGGAGCAGGAAATCGTGGAGGAAGAGCGCCGCATGTTCGGCTTTCTACATGATCTTGGCGAGGCCATCACCCGCGAGGACAGCCATTCCGCCATGTATCGTCTCATTGTCGAAGGAGCCATGCGCGTCCTCAAGAGCAATGGCGGCGCCCTCTACCTCCTTGACCCGACCGGTAAATCCCTCGTCCCCCGTTTTCATTCCGACCATTGCGCCCCCCTCATTGACCTGCCGGAGCGCATCGCCGCCATGGGCAAGACCAACCCCTCCGCCCTCCTCAGCTTTCTCCGGCTTCATTCCCTGCGGAGGGATGAAAGCGTCGTCGGCGGCGTCTTCTCCACCCAGCGCCCGGAAATCATTGAGGACCTCCGCAAGGACAGCCGCCTCAAAAACGGCAGCAGCTTTCAAAACAACGTCACCGTCCTCATCGGCCCCCTTAGCTTTGGGCCCAAAAAACTCGGCGTCCTGGCCGTTACCTCACCCAAAGGAGCCCGCATCTACAAGGCCAACGACTTCGAGGTCTTCAAATCCATCGTCGAGCAGTCCGCCTTCGCCCTCGCCAATGCCATGGCCCATCAGGCCGCTTCAGAAAAAAAACAGATCGAGGCCGAGCTCCGCGCCGCCAGCGACATCCAGCGCATCCTTTTGCCAGACCACAATCCCGTCCTGAATGGCTACACCATCGCCGGACGCAACATCCCCGCCAAGGTTCTCAGCGGCGATTATTACGACTACATCCCCCTTGCCGATGACCGCCTCGGCGTCGTCATCGCCGACGTCTCAGGCAAAGGCACCGCTGCTGCCATTATCACCGCCATGTGCCGCAGCATCCTGCGCAGCAATGCCGCCAGCAGCCACTCTCCCGCCGCCGTCCTGGCCGCCGTCAACCGCCAGCTCTCACCGGACATCCGGGAGGACATGTTTATCAGCATGATCTACATGGTTTTCGAGCCTGCCACTGACACCATCACCCTGGCCCGCGCCGGCCATACCCTCCCCCTCATCTGGCGCCAGGCCTCCGGCAAGGTGGACAGCCTCCACAGCGGCGGCCTCGCTGTCGGCATTGACAAAGGCGACGTCTTCGAGCGCGTCACCAAAGACCTTACCTTTCAGATGCACCCCGGGGACTGCCTCCTGCTTTATACCGACGGCATCAATGAAGCCCTGGATGCCAAAGGCCTCGAGTTTGGTGAAGAGCGCATCCACACCACCCTCGCCACCTTTGCCCCCCACGGAGCCGCAGGGATTGTGGATGGCATCGTCGCCGATGTGGACAAGTTTCTCGGCGGCAAGCGGTCTCACGATGACATCACCTTGATTGCCCTCCAGAAGGAGGCATAA
- a CDS encoding nucleotide exchange factor GrpE has product MSEPSPTPETQPEIPESPVTVETNPEAEAVTEPAPPADPLEAALAEVTQWKDLAYRNAAELDNFRKRATREAQETRAFANADLLRSLFPILDNFEMGLEAARAESEKSMIFMGMSMVHRQITDFLREQGVQEIEAQDKPFDPNLHDAVSQEVSPDVPEGTVIRVTRRGYKLKDRLLRAASVIVSGTPTQAA; this is encoded by the coding sequence ATGTCCGAGCCGAGTCCCACCCCAGAGACCCAGCCTGAAATCCCAGAGTCCCCCGTCACCGTGGAAACCAACCCGGAGGCCGAAGCCGTGACCGAACCCGCCCCCCCGGCAGATCCCCTGGAGGCCGCCCTGGCCGAGGTCACCCAGTGGAAGGATCTTGCCTACCGCAACGCCGCCGAGCTGGACAACTTCCGCAAGCGCGCCACCCGCGAGGCCCAGGAAACCCGCGCCTTTGCCAATGCCGACCTCCTCCGCTCCCTCTTCCCCATCCTCGACAATTTCGAAATGGGTCTGGAAGCCGCCCGCGCAGAGTCTGAAAAATCCATGATCTTTATGGGCATGAGCATGGTCCACCGCCAGATCACTGACTTCCTCCGCGAGCAGGGCGTCCAGGAAATCGAAGCCCAGGACAAGCCCTTCGATCCTAACCTCCACGACGCCGTCTCCCAGGAAGTCAGCCCGGACGTCCCAGAAGGCACCGTCATCCGCGTCACCCGCCGAGGTTACAAGCTCAAAGACCGCCTCCTTCGCGCCGCCAGTGTCATCGTCTCCGGCACCCCCACACAAGCCGCCTAA
- the dnaJ gene encoding molecular chaperone DnaJ yields the protein MAEKRDYYEVLGVSRDVSADDLKKAYRKLAVKFHPDKNPGDKTAEDKFKEIGEAYDILSDDQKRAAYDRYGHAAFAGGMGGPGAGGGGGFHDPFDIFREVFGGGGGGGSGVFESFFGGGGGGRQQRRDGPQRGSDLRYGLEISLEEAAKGCEREIEYERLNSCKTCSGSGSASGGGKKTCRTCGGVGQVISSRGFFQIQQTCPDCSGSGEVISDPCKVCSGTGRSKERTKIRVKIPAGIEDGSRLRSGGNGDYGSKGGPAGDLYIVVQIRQHEIFEREGDDLHCQMPLSFSTAALGGETTVPTLEGKATLKVPSGTQNGTTFRLRGKGIKTLGEERHGDLYVHVQIAVPTKLNAEQKAHLQAFAESFGETHSSTMEESFFEKAKKFFK from the coding sequence ATGGCAGAAAAACGCGATTATTATGAGGTATTGGGCGTCTCCCGTGACGTCTCTGCCGATGACCTGAAAAAAGCCTACCGCAAACTGGCCGTCAAATTCCACCCCGACAAAAACCCCGGGGACAAAACCGCCGAAGACAAATTCAAAGAAATCGGCGAGGCCTACGACATCCTCAGCGACGACCAAAAACGCGCCGCCTACGACCGCTATGGACACGCCGCCTTCGCCGGTGGCATGGGCGGTCCAGGGGCTGGCGGTGGAGGCGGCTTCCACGACCCCTTTGACATCTTCCGCGAGGTCTTCGGCGGCGGCGGTGGTGGTGGCAGCGGTGTCTTCGAAAGCTTCTTCGGTGGCGGCGGCGGTGGCCGCCAGCAGCGCCGGGACGGCCCCCAGCGTGGTAGCGACCTCCGCTACGGCCTGGAAATCAGCCTCGAAGAAGCCGCCAAAGGCTGCGAGCGCGAGATCGAATACGAGCGCCTCAACAGTTGCAAAACCTGCTCCGGCAGCGGTTCCGCCAGCGGTGGTGGCAAAAAAACCTGCCGCACCTGTGGCGGCGTCGGCCAGGTCATCTCCTCCCGCGGCTTCTTTCAGATCCAGCAGACCTGCCCGGACTGCAGCGGTTCCGGTGAGGTCATCAGCGACCCCTGCAAAGTCTGCTCCGGCACCGGCCGCTCCAAAGAGCGCACCAAAATCCGCGTCAAAATCCCCGCCGGCATCGAGGACGGCTCCCGCCTCCGCTCCGGTGGCAATGGCGATTACGGCAGCAAAGGCGGCCCTGCTGGCGACCTCTACATCGTCGTTCAGATCCGCCAGCACGAAATCTTCGAGCGGGAAGGTGACGACCTCCACTGCCAGATGCCCCTCAGCTTCTCCACCGCCGCCCTCGGTGGCGAGACCACCGTCCCCACCCTGGAAGGCAAGGCCACCCTCAAAGTGCCCTCCGGCACCCAGAACGGCACCACCTTCCGCCTCCGCGGAAAAGGCATCAAAACCCTCGGCGAAGAACGCCACGGCGACCTCTACGTCCACGTCCAGATCGCCGTTCCCACCAAGCTCAACGCCGAGCAGAAGGCCCACCTCCAGGCCTTCGCCGAATCTTTTGGTGAGACCCACTCCTCCACCATGGAAGAAAGTTTCTTCGAAAAGGCCAAAAAGTTCTTCAAATAA